Genomic window (Nitrospirota bacterium):
GAAGCCGGAACGAGCACCAGGTTCGAGAGGTCTTTTGAGAACAGCCCTCCGTTAATCCCGCATGATATCACAGGGATGCTCCCCATAGCGCAGACTGAGAACCTCTGCATGGACTGTCATATGCCGGAAGAGGCCGGGGCCACAGGTGCAACCCTGATGCCTAAATCACACCTTACGGATTTTGATACAGGGAAAGACCTGAAAGGCGAATGAGCCGGAAACCGTTACAACTGCGTGCAATGCCAGGTGATACAGACAGAG
Coding sequences:
- a CDS encoding nitrate reductase cytochrome c-type subunit, whose product is MPVLAVSIVSILLLSCARTKIYTEEDLGLRHENLYDENTSAPVYGAPITKEAGTSTRFERSFENSPPLIPHDITGMLPIAQTENLCMDCHMPEEAGATGATLMPKSHLTDFDTGKDLKGE